A DNA window from Drosophila virilis strain 15010-1051.87 chromosome 4, Dvir_AGI_RSII-ME, whole genome shotgun sequence contains the following coding sequences:
- the LOC6627367 gene encoding uncharacterized protein, with protein MDTKSNDDSGGSDSLDKSMQRKCVMVETTGATSEPAAEADDCSRESAALRESPPGEPKTDASGAGTSIGESSTAHKGINTTAASAAFESKVKLISQNLKETTLAETETEASTSNSSTDIADCVTDDVVETLQQHRTDSCDHRVKKVRFHPDVKENDGGNRVKKKRRSARTNTANKINMSCDGMDMDDEDECDDDAEPEEDEEEEEFNLAKTIAEAEDYLKQHPLTFVRRVEQNGERLRDGLLNIEDMPQLVEREVKAEKNNEDDFYKKCKPENGIERVLGKETKAGKVEFLLRYENQGGLFWESEDYIRRMCPTLLKAYEKNRERRQQRLMHHVAKRQSLRQRYTDF; from the exons ATGGATACGAAGTCCAATGATGACTCTGGTGGCAGCGACTCTCTGGACAAATCAATGCAGAGGAAGTGTGTAATGGTTGAGACAACCGGCGCAACGTCGGAGCCCGCCGCGGAGGCAGATGACTGCAGCAGGGAATCCGCTGCACTGCGAGAGTCGCCACCAGGTGAACCAAAGACTGATGCGTCCGGCGCTGGGACAAGCATTGGTGAAAGTTCAACGGCGCACAAAGGCATtaacacaacagcagcaagtgcTGCGTTCGAGTCGAAAGTTAAACTCATTTCCCAAAACCTCAAAGAGACAACGCTCGctgagacggagacggaggcGTCAACGTCAAACTCATCGACCGACATCGCTGACTGTGTGACAGATGATGTTGTCGAAACGTTGCAGCAACATAGAACAGATAGCTGCGACCATCGTGTGAAAAAGGTGCGATTCCATCCAGACGTCAAAGAAAATGATGGCGGCAATCGTGTGAAAAAGAAAAGGCGCTCAGCGCGAACAAATACCGCCAATAAGATAAATATGAGCTGTGATGGCATGGATATGGACGATGAGGATGAATGCGACGATGACGCTGAGCCAGAGGaggacgaggaggaggaggaattcaatttggccaaaacaatTGCCGAAGCGGAGGACTACTTAAAGCAGCATCCGCTGACATTTGTGAGGCGTGTCGAACAAAATGGCGAGCGGTTGCGTGATGGCCTGCTAAACATCGAGGATATGCCGCAGCTGGTGGAACGCGAGGTGAAAGCAGAGAAGAACAACGAAGAtgatttctataaaaaatgtaagccAGAGAACGGCATAGAGCGGGTATTGGGCAAGGAGACAAAGGCGGGCAAG gtGGAATTTCTGTTACGATACGAGAACCAAGGCGGCCTCTTTTGGGAGTCGGAGGACTACATCAGGCGCATGTGTCCGACGCTCTTGAAAGCTTATGAGAAAAACCGCGAGCGGAGGCAGCAGCGTCTA ATGCATCACGTTGCCAAACGCCAGAGCCTGCGCCAGCGATATACGGATTTCTAG
- the LOC26531363 gene encoding small cysteine and glycine repeat-containing protein 5, translated as MCWHPGGCCGIPAGIQCTNFCFNYWTGCATTPCCRISCSPCCPPYRGCCGGPRCGSC; from the coding sequence ATGTGCTGGCATCCAGGTGGCTGTTGCGGCATACCCGCGGGCATCCAGTGCACAAACTTTTGTTTCAACTACTGGACAGGCTGCGCAACCACTCCCTGCTGCCGGATCAGCTGCTCGCCTTGCTGCCCGCCGTATCGCGGCTGCTGTGGCGGTCCACGCTGCGGGTCATGCTAG
- the Ube4B gene encoding ubiquitin conjugation factor E4 B, whose amino-acid sequence MPEEEPTQKPMDEHQEQPQAEQMPRESDANAEEQLPPLQLPPHTPSTDFVVTELSAEEIRARRLRTLAARSSAHIPAAAPLATDKPTARIQANTPSESRLVREVCASSSSMEAGSLGDKATITWSDLGSKSDMDVEMKSVASTPIQDIEMTSAHSICVPSTVLLNSEPKTQPIVSTTESPRPKSADERNEQLLSRLLNATWNEFGCGSIICAQTASFLEQYPELRFEFEPIVTSVLLETAFKFYNDEVDDSFKVEGETPLATGLSDANGDDKEFSSAKKIKSDDTEVQEILANAVASSGAAEEDQGASASATPSQTDITPSDACVPCVVPPPLNIVTTSKHNAMLHLLRCYQNYQTECERSRANESPNQAVDHSTQQVLALAFRNIMRVAVLVLTDRIQQNLNYQLDQSTLLELIYMDRVSESFLIDLVAETHQQREVFDTIFGQLLRGLFSGMQRNICSSKINTQQIEWLSKLVVIKVGNVRPIADLVARQPNYIPPICTKIPGREIVKCSFLGPFLSVSLFAEENVKFAEFSTKNKLEDAATSRLRWELHSMRTHMHTVFHSLCVNASSRPQTLEYIAQILRHNDRRVQFASDEKLLARDGFVINLMSVLQQLSVKIKLDRIDANFHYYSNSLVNIEQDTKIRYSEEEYKSFLARDFSAPAQNVNFQTQCWFLTLQAHHLGYLPAIQRYRQKVRAIKELQKLIDELDRTKPHWVNSRYANRNNQFKERWEKQLRKLNRSKTCSEITLLDPALLQRCTEFYSTVCEFMLYQFEGRAIEGPFISKLQVQQLKPTDAFSALPEWYIDDIAEFILFAMQHANVDIRQGIDHSIITWLLTCVCASHLIKNPYVTAKLVEVMFVFSLKPANSVNTAMWNHELAQNALVSALMRFYVDVETTGQSTEFYDKFTIRYHISHLFKSMWENPIHRQAVICESRQGNQFVKFVNMLMNDTTFLLDECLENLKRIHLTQQLMSDAQNWSGMSAEQQQSRLTQLATDERQCRSYLTLARETVDLFHYLTSDIKEPFMRAELVDRLSSMLNFNLKQLAGPKCNDLKVKNPAKYGWEPRSLLAQIFDIYLHLDCDRFAQALAADERSFDVHICNEAASRIKRLALRSGVEVERFKALTQRAHEIYVSNQQTEDECADAPDEFKDPLMDTLMSDPVVLPSGTVMDRAIITRHLLNSCTDPFNRQHLTEDMLVPNIELKQRIDAWRKEQRGKRNNS is encoded by the exons ATGCCGGAAGAGGAGCCAACACAAAAGCCCATGGACGAGCACCAAGAGCAGCCACAGGCCGAACAGATGCCCAGAGAAAGCGATGCTAATGCCGAGGaacagctgccgccgctgcagctgccgccacATACCCCGTCTACAGACTTTGTTGTAACGGAGCTTTCCGCTGAAGAG ATACGCGCCCGACGGCTGCGCACATTGGCGGCGCGCAGCAGCGCCCACATTCCCGCTGCCGCACCGTTGGCAACAGACAAACCAACTGCACGCATCCAAGCAAATACCCCAAGTGAATCGCGCTTGGTGCGCGAGGTGTGCGCAAGTTCGAGCAGCATGGAGGCGGGCTCATTGGGCGACAAAGCGACCATAACATGGTCAGATTTGGGCAGCAAGTCGGACATGGATGTGGAAATGAAATCGGTGGCATCAACGCCCATACAGGACATTGAAATGACGTCCGCACATTCCATCTGCGTGCCGAGCACCGTGCTGCTCAACTCAGAGCCCAAGACGCAGCCAATCGTATCTACTACGGAGTCACCGCGGCCTAAAAGCGCGGACGAGCGCAACGAACAGCTGTTGTCCAGGCTGCTGAATGCAACATGGAATGAATTCGGATGTGGTTCCATTATTTGTGCACAGACCGCCAGCTTTCTGGAGCAATATCCAGAACTGCGCTTTGAGTTTGAGCCCATTGTCACAAGTGTTCTGCTGGAGACGGCATTTAAGTTCTACAACGATGAGGTGGACGACAGCTTTAAAGTGGAGGGCGAGACACCACTTGCCACCGGTCTGAGTGACGCCAACGGTGATGACAAGGAATTCTCGTCGGCCAAAAAGATTAAGAGCGACGACACCGAGGTGCAGGAGATATTAGCTAATGCGGTGGCCTCCAGCGGAGCCGCTGAGGAGGATCAAGGTGCAAGCGCCAGCGCAACGCCCAGCCAGACCGACATAACACCCAGCGATGCATGTGTTCCCTGTGTGGTGCCGCCTCCCCTGAACATTGTGACAACCTCCAAGCACAATGCCATGCTCCATCTGCTGCGCTGCTATCAAAACTATCAAACCGAGTGCGAAAGATCCAGAGCCAATGAATCACCCAATCAGGCAGTTGATCACAGCACGCAGCAGGTTTTGGCTCTGGCCTTTAGAAACATAATGCGTGTCGCTGTGCTGGTCCTAACAGATCGCATACAACAGAACCTCAACTATCAACTGGATCAGTCTACGTTGCTGGAGCTGATTTACATGGATCGTGTTAGCGAGTCATTCCTCATCGATCTGGTGGCCGAAACGCATCAACAGCGCGAAGTCTTCGACACCATATTCGGGCAATTGTTGCGCGGTCTGTTCAGTGGCATGCAGCGAAATATTTGCAGCTCGAAGATCAATACACAACAAATCGAATGGCTGTCCAAGTTGGTGGTCATTAAAGTGGGCAATGTGCGTCCAATTGCCGATCTGGTTGCCCGCCAACCCAACTATATACCGCCCATATGCACCAAGATACCGGGTCGAGAAATTGTCAAATGCAGTTTTCTAGGTCCCTTTCTGTCGGTCTCACTATTCGCCGAGGAGAATGTAAAGTTTGCTGAGTTCAGCACCAAAAACAAGCTCGAGGATGCAGCCACATCGCGACTACGTTGG GAGCTCCACTCGATGCGCACTCACATGCATACGGTTTTCCACTCGCTGTGCGTCAACGCCAGCAGTCGCCCACAGACGCTGGAGTACATTGCCCAAATTCTGCGACACAATGATCGTCGCGTGCAATTTGCCAGCGATGAAAAGCTGCTCGCTCGCGATGGCTTTGTTATAAATCTGATGAgcgtgctgcagcagctgtcgGTCAAGATAAAACTGGATCGTATCGATGCCAATTTCCACTACTACAGCAATTCGCTAGTTAACATTGAACAGGACACGAAGATCCGTTACAGCGAGGAGGAGTACAAGAGCTTTTTGGCTCGTGATTTCTCAGCTCCAGCGCAGAATGTCAATTTCCAAACGCAGTGCTGGTTCCTCACGCTGCAGGCTCATCACCTGGGCTATCTGCCGGCCATTCAGCGCTATCGTCAAAAGGTGCGCGCCATCAAGGAACTGCAGAAACTAATTGACGAACTGGATCGCACAAAGCCGCATTGGGTCAACTCACGCTATGCCAATCGCAACAATCAGTTCAAGGAGCGATGGGAGAAGCAACTGCGCAAACTGAATCG CTCCAAGACATGCAGTGAGATAACGCTCCTTGATCctgcgctgctgcagcgctgCACTGAGTTTTATTCGACGGTGTGCGAGTTTATGCTTTATCAATTCGAAGGACGTGCAATTGAAGGTCCCTTCATTTCGAAGCTGCAGGTGCAGCAGCTAAAACCGACTGATGCATTTTCTGCACTGCCCGAGTGGTATATCGATGACATCGCCGAGTTCATATTGTTTGCCATGCAGCACGCCAATGTGGACATCAGGCAGGGCATCGATCATTCGATCATCACATGGCTATTGACCTGCGTGTGCGCCTCGCATCTCATCAAGAATCCCTATGTAACTGCCAAACTGGTTGAGGTCATGTTTGTGTTCTCCCTGAAGCCAGCCAATTCGGTCAACACAGCG ATGTGGAATCATGAGCTGGCGCAGAATGCGCTGGTCAGCGCACTAATGCGATTTTATGTGGATGTGGAGACCACTGGCCAAAGCACTGAGTTTTACGATAAGTTTACTATAAG aTACCACATTAGCCATCTGTTCAAATCCATGTGGGAGAATCCCATACACCGGCAAGCTGTCATCTGTGAGTCGCGCCAGGGCAATCAGTTCGTGAAGTTTGTCAATATGCTGATGAACGATACGACATTCTTGCTGGACGAATGCCTCGAGAATCTAAAGCGCATACATCTAACGCAACAGCTGATGTCCGATGCTCAGAACTGGAGTGGCATGAGCGCCGAGCAGCAACAGAGTCGGCTCACCCAGCTGGCAACGGATGAGCGGCAATGCCGTTCTTATTTAACGCTAGCTCGTGAGACTGTCGATCTATTTCATTATTTGACC AGCGACATCAAGGAGCCGTTTATGCGCGCCGAGCTGGTTGATCGTCTCAGTTCCATGCTGAACTTTAATCTAAAACAATTGGCTGGGCCCAAGTGCAACGATCTGAAAGTGAAGAATCCAGCCAAATATGGTTGGGAGCCGCGCAGTTTGTTGGCCCAAATCTTTGATATATATCTCCACTTGGACTGTGATAGATTCGCGCAGGCATTGGCCGCCGACGAGCGCTCTTTCGATGTGCATATCTGCAATGAGGCAGCGTCTCGCATTAAACGCCTAGCGCTACGTTCCGGCGTGGAGGTGGAGCGTTTCAAGGCGCTCACACAGCGGGCTCATGAGATTTACG TTTCAAATCAACAGACTGAGGATGAGTGTGCCGATGCACCAGATGAGTTTAAGGATCCGCTTATGGATACGCTTATGTCGGATCCAGTTGTGTTGCCCTCGGGCACAGTGATGGATCGTGCAATTATCACGCGTCATCTGCTCAACAGCTGCACAGATCCGTTCAATCGGCAGCATCTCACCGAGGACATGCTGGTGCCCAATATTGAGCTGAAACAGCGTATCGATGCATGGCGCAAGGAGCAGCGGGGCAAGCGTAACAATAGCTAA